The sequence below is a genomic window from Phragmitibacter flavus.
GATGAATCGTTGACAAATTTTGAGGGGTTGGGGCCGCGGTTGTTTGGGGTGGGGGATTCGTATGATGGGAAGCCGTTGAAGTGGCATTCGTTGAGGTCGGAGTCGTTGGGGCGTGGTCCGGTGGTGTGGATGGATCGGGCGAAATTGACGGAGGGATATGGGCGGTCGGCCTTGCATTTTATGGAGGACGCGACGCGGCGAGGGGTGCCGTTTTTTGTGAATCTTTGGCCCGACGATGTGCATTCGCCATTTTTTCCGCCGGAGGGGAAGCGTGGGGATGGGAGCAAGCGGGCGTTGTATTTGGGGGTGTTGGAGAGCATGGATGCGCAGTTGGGAGTGGTGCTGGATCGGGTGCGCGAGCCGCCGGAATGGCGGACGAACACCATGGTGGTGGTGTGTTCAGACAACGGGCATGAGCTGGGGGCGGGGCAGGGCGGGGTGTTTCGCGGGGCGAAAGCGACGATTTACGAGGGCGGGGTGAGGTCGCCTTTGATTGTGTGGGCGCCGGGTTTGATGGAGGAAAAGGCGCGGGGGTCGGTGAACCGGACTTCGGTGTTTTCGAGTGTGGATTTGTCGGTTTCGTTGCGGCGTCTGGCGGGGATCAATGTCGAGGACGATGGGCAGGTGTTGGACGGGGAGGATGTGTTGATGACGTTGCTGGGGAAAAGCGAGGAATCGCGCAAGGCTCCGTTGTTTTGGCGTCGGCCGCCGGATCGGAAGACTTGGGCACCGAAGTTGAAGGAGATTCAACCGGATCTGGCGGTGCGGGAGGGGGAGTGGAAGTTGTTGTGTGAGTATGATGGCTCGAAGGCGCAGTTGTTTCAGATTGAGGACGATCCAGGGGAAAGCCGGGATGTGGCGGGGGAGCATCCCGAACAGGTGAAGAGGTTGACGGAGATGGTGGTGGCGTGGCATTTGGCGATGCCGGCGGATCGGGGAGCGGAACTGGCAAAAGAGAGAAAATGATGAGAGGTCGATGGGTTTTGATTTTGATTTTGGTTTCAGCTAGTTGGCCGGGGTTGGCGAACGGGGCGGAGCGTCCGCATGTGTTGCTGATTTGTGTGGATGATCTGAAGCCGGCGTTGGGATGTTATGGGGACAAGCTGGCGAAGACGCCGAACATGGACCGGCTGGCGGCGCGAGGGATGAGGTTTGACCTGGCGTATTGCAATCAGGCGGTGTGTGCGCCTTCACGAAACAACCTGATGCTGGGGTCAAGGTCGACTTCGCTGGGGATTTATGGGTTAAATCGGAATTTTCGAGAGGCGGTGCCGGAGGCGATGACGTTGCCGCAGAGTTTTCGGAAGGCGGGTTATCTGGCGGAGTCGTATGGGAAGGTCTTTCATACGGGACATGGCAATCGCGAAGACGAGGCGTCGTGGAGCCGTCCGCCGTTGCATGACAAGATCATCGAGTATGTGGATCCGGCGAATTCGGCGGGGGGACGGCTGACGCGGGAGGAGGCGTATTTTACCAACCGGGAATTGGGTCGCATCAAGGAGCTGCCGCGGGGCTCGGTTTGGGAGGAGCTGGAGGTGGAAGATGAGGCGTATGCGGATGGCAGGGTGGCGAAGGCGGTGGTGGAGCGGTTGAGGGAGGTGGCAAAAGAGCCGGGGCAGCCGGTGTTTCTGGCGGCGGGTTTTGCGCGACCGCATTTGCCGTTTACGGCACCGAAGAAGTATTGGGAGATGTTTGATCCGCAGTCGTTTGAGCTGCCGAGGCGGCGGCAGGCACCGGACGGGGCGCCTGCTTATGCGGGCAAGACGTTGGGGGAGTTGAACAATTATGATCCAGTGCCGCAGCATCCGCCGTTGTCGGAGGCGATGCGGCGGAGGTTGATGCAGGGATATTATGCGGGGGTGAGTTATGTGGATGCGCAGGTGGGCAAGATTTTGGATGAGCTGGACCGGTTGGGGCTGGCGGACAAAACGGTGATTGTTTTATGGGGGGATCATGGCTGGCATTTAGGGGATTTGGGGATGTGGACGAAACATACCAATTATGAGCAGGCGAACCGGATTCCGCTGGTGATGGTGGCTCCCGGGGTGATGGCGAAGGGCTCGGTGACGAGGCAGCTGGCGGAGACGGTGGACGTGTATCCGACCTTGGTGGAACTGGCAGGATTGCCGGTGGTGAAGGGACCGCAGCCGATGGATGGGGTGAGTTTGGTGCCGGTGTTGAGGGATCCAAAGGTGCGTGTGCGGGACCATGCCTATCATTGTTTTCCACGCGGGAAGCGGATGGGGAGAGCAATTCGCACGGAGCGATACCGGCTGGTGGAGTGGAAGGAGCCGGGCGCTGACGCTGAGACGGCGGAGTGGGAGCTGTATGATTATGAGATGGAGGAGCCGGAGGCGCGCAATCTGGCGGAAGAGCAGCTGGAGGTGATTGGTCAGCTGCGGCAAATTCTGGCAGGACATCCGGAAGCGAAGCTCTTAAATTTCTGATATGGACGAATGTTGATAGGTTGATAGGTTGAGACGTGGCCAATTCTTCCATCATCAGATCGTTGTCATTGCTGGCGGATGCCAATCGGGTGCGCATTCTGGCATTGTTGCGCGAGGAGGAATTGTCGGTTGGTGATGATGGTTGGCAAAGGGGGGAGCTTGGAATGCTGCGCTTGTCGATCCCAATTTTCCTTCGTGCATCTGGTTATGTTGTTGAGGCCAGCCCGCCCCGCCCCAAGCACTTAGAGTAGCGAAGCGAATTCTGATTGAGCCGATTAGTTCGGTGTCGCTTTGAACATCCTTCCACATCGTGCGAAAAGCTTGTTCTCTTGTTCTAGTGTTCATCAAGACTTTGGATGATGCCGGGAACGGCTCTTGTTGCTTTCGAATTGGCCTAAATCGACAGCACTTAGGTGACGAATTGGTAAGCCGCGGAAAATTCTTTTCCCACAAGCCAGAAAAAGGTATATCGACGGAATTGAATTGTCGTTTCTTTGTAAGCCTCGTGTTCATCGAGATAGTTAAAAGAACTCCATTCATCCGTCTCATGTAACGGGATCTTCGAGATGAATGGGATAGGAAGCTTGGCAGTGTTATTCAGAACAGGCGTTACATTTTACGAAGTTGACATTCGAAGACCAAATCCCATATGCTTGAAAAAGTGAGGAGTGTTTCCCCTGAGCTCGATTTGCTTTTTGTCGTGGGAGTTCTATAGGGAAGGTCGAGACACGAAACCTGATGCCGGTTGGTAAATTCCGATTCACTCATATCAAGTCCTACCGCGCCATCACAAATCGCCCTGTTTGATATGGGCAAAAAATTACTCATGATCCCTTCATTTGCGCTTACTCTTAATCGTCGATTGGCAGGCACTTTCTTGCTGTCCGCGTTGGTATTTGGGCTATGGCTTCCCCACGCCAGGGCGCTTGACCCTTACTTGGTGAAGGACATCAACACTGCCCGCCTAGATACCCACGGCAATCCAGAAAATTTTGTGAGGGTGGGTTCAACGATTTACTTCACTGCGACGACCCTGGATACGGGGCGAGAATTATGGAAGACGGATGGAACTGAGGCTGGAACCGTTATGGTGAAAGACATCTCGCCTGGCCAGAATGACTCGCAGCTCGCGAATTTCCTGGCCGTTGGAAGCACGCTTTATTTCACCATAGGACATGGTCCAGGCGTTGATGCACTGTGGAAAAGCGATGGCACGGAGGCAGGCACCGTTTTTATAAAACAAATTTCCAATAGTGAGAATGAGCCTTACCCGGTCACGCTGGCGGCAATAGGCAACACGCTGTATTTTTCCCCTTTTGTCAGCGGCACGGGCAAAGAGTTATGGAAAACGGATGGAACCCACCAGGGCACCGTTCCTGTCAAAGACATCTGGCCGGGTCACAACAGTTCCTTTATTGCCAATATGACCGTCGTGGGGAGCACGCTTTACTTCGCCGCCGTCAGTGATCTGGCCACCGCCAAGGAGCTGTGGAAGAGTGATGGAACTTCGGCAGGCACGGTGATGGTAAAGGATATTCTGCCAGGCAAAGATCTGTCCTCGGACCCTCAAAACTTTGTCTCGATGGGCGGAAAACTGTATTTTTCAGCCTCAGGAGGCATGGACGGCGGTGGCAGGGAGCTGTGGAAAAGTGATGGAACCGCGGCAGGCACGGTCATGGTGAAGGACATCTTTGCAAACAGCAGCAGTTCGAATCCCCAAAATCTCGCGGTGATGGGTGACAGCCTGTTTTTTGTCGTTGGGAGTGGTCCCTATCAGTTGTGGAAGAGCGATGGCACCGAGGCTGGAACCAACAGCGTGTTTGCAGGCTTTTCCGGAAACATTCCCCCTTCCAACTTAACCGCAGTGAACGATACGCTCTATTTTCAAGCGGCTGCGGGTGGCATTGAAAGATTGTGGAGGACAAATGGAAGCGCGCAAACCACCGAAATTTTAGGTTCAACCGTTACCCCCGTGGGCGGCATTCCTTTTTCCCCTTCCAACCTCACGGCGGCAGGAAGCATGCTCTACTTCGTGGCCCAAACTAATGATTACGGAAGAGAACTCTGGATAACCGATGGCACAGACCCTGGCACGGCGATGGTGAAGGACCTTCGTGCGGACGATGACAGTTCGAATCCCGACTACTTGGTGGAAATGGGCGGTTTCGTTTACTTCAGAGCGGATGACGGCAATTTTGGCCCTGAGCTGTGGAGAAGTGAAGGCAGCGCAGAGGGCACGACGATGGTCAAAGATATTGATGTGAGAGGCGCGGACGCTGGCTTCACCGACGTCATGATCTTTGGCGGGTCAGCCTTTTTCAAGGCGGTCACCGAAGAACATGGATCTGAGCTTTGGAAAACGGATGGCACAGCGGCTGGCACAGTTTTGGTGGAGGACATTACAGAGGGTCCCGAAGGTTCGTTCCCAGAGCCTTTGAAAGTGGTGGGGAGCGCGCTTTACCTCTCTGCCTATGATGACGCCCATGGTTATGAGCTCTGGAAAACAGACGGAACAGAAAACGGGGCAGTCCTGGTGAAGGATGTGAGACCCGGCCCCTTCAGTTCTGACATCAAGGCCGGGCCGGTGGTCGGCAATACCTTCTATTTCTCAGCTTCTTCCGAGGATCACGGTCACGAGTTGTGGAAGACCGATGGCACGGCAGCCGGCACAGTGATGGTGAAGGATATTTATCCCGGCGTAGCGAACTCCTTTTCCTTTGTCTATGGTCCGGGGGTGGTGTTGGACAATACGCTCTATTTCATCGCCAACGATGGCATCAATGGCGAAGAACTCTGGAAAAGCGACGGAACTGCTGACGGAACGGTCATGGTTAAGGATATTTTGCCAGGCAGCGGCAGTTCTTCTCCTAATTATCTCACCCTGGTCGGCGATCGATTCTACTTCATCGCTTCTAACGGCACTGACGGCAGAGCGCTGTGGAAGAGTGACGGCACGGTCGCAGGCACCGTCCTGGTGAAAGACAGTGATGGGAACGTCCTTAAGCCACTTTACTTCAGGGTCATGGGGAACACTGTCTACTGCACGATTGCAGTTAGCGGAAACGCTACCGAACTGTGGAAGACCGATGGAACTGCAGCAGGCACCAACCTGGTGAAAACGATCACGCCACGCAGCACTCACTTCGACCAACTGACAGTGACAGGAAACAGTCTCTACTTCTTCATCAAAAACAACCAAGGGTTCACGTTATGGAAGAGCGATGGGACCACAGCTGGAACGGTTATGGTCACCAATCTGCCCATGCAATCAAGTCCCCCTAGTCGAGTCATCGGCGTAGGCAACACCCTTTACTTCCACTTTGACGACACGATCCACGGTGAGGAACTTTGGAAAAGCGATGGCACCGCAGCGGGGACCCGATTGGTGCATGATATCAATCCGGGCTTTGCAGGATCCTTTGCTTACGGTGACACAATCCTTGACCATCGATTGATCTTCAATGCGGAAACTGCAGAGTATGGCCGCGAGCTGTGGGCCTACGCCATCCCACCCGAAGTGCATACGGAGCCCTCCTCTACGCTTGGTGACACCATTGCCACACTTCATGGCACGGTGAATGCCAATGGTTATGCAACGACTGCACTGTTCGAATACGGCACCACCACCAGCTACGGCAGCATGGCCGCCGTTGTTCTTGCGCCGAATAACGGCATCAGCACCTTGAACGTTAGTGTCGGCCTCAGCAACTTGGTGCCGAACACGACTTATCAATACCGCCTCATCGCCCAGAACATCGGCAATTCAGCCCAAGGGAGCAATGAAACGTTTACCACCCTGCCTGATCCCAACACCCCCTATGGCGGCACGATGACACTGGCCCCCGCCTCGCCGGTTGATGCAGGCGCACCCCTTACCGTTACCTTTGCGAACTGGACGGATGACAATTATCCATCGCTGAGTTATGCGGTGTCGATTGACGGCAATTGGGTCTCTCCACAGGGAGCGTCTGCGATCCGTAACCCTATCCCTGCACCCACCACTCCGGGCCTCTACACGCTGAGTGGCCGCATCTTCGATGGCACCAGCAGCTACACCGAGGTTTCCACCACTTTCACCGTCAATACGCCACTACAAACCTGGCGCAA
It includes:
- a CDS encoding sulfatase-like hydrolase/transferase, with amino-acid sequence MGMVGGVMAADRQRPNVLVVLIDDMGWEDLSCFGNKDAKTPNLDALAAEGLRFESFYVNSPICSPSRTALMTGQYPQRWKMHSYLNDREDNARRGMANWLDVKAPSVARAMKARGYATGHFGKWHLGGQRDVGDAPLIEEYGFDESLTNFEGLGPRLFGVGDSYDGKPLKWHSLRSESLGRGPVVWMDRAKLTEGYGRSALHFMEDATRRGVPFFVNLWPDDVHSPFFPPEGKRGDGSKRALYLGVLESMDAQLGVVLDRVREPPEWRTNTMVVVCSDNGHELGAGQGGVFRGAKATIYEGGVRSPLIVWAPGLMEEKARGSVNRTSVFSSVDLSVSLRRLAGINVEDDGQVLDGEDVLMTLLGKSEESRKAPLFWRRPPDRKTWAPKLKEIQPDLAVREGEWKLLCEYDGSKAQLFQIEDDPGESRDVAGEHPEQVKRLTEMVVAWHLAMPADRGAELAKERK
- a CDS encoding sulfatase, encoding MRGRWVLILILVSASWPGLANGAERPHVLLICVDDLKPALGCYGDKLAKTPNMDRLAARGMRFDLAYCNQAVCAPSRNNLMLGSRSTSLGIYGLNRNFREAVPEAMTLPQSFRKAGYLAESYGKVFHTGHGNREDEASWSRPPLHDKIIEYVDPANSAGGRLTREEAYFTNRELGRIKELPRGSVWEELEVEDEAYADGRVAKAVVERLREVAKEPGQPVFLAAGFARPHLPFTAPKKYWEMFDPQSFELPRRRQAPDGAPAYAGKTLGELNNYDPVPQHPPLSEAMRRRLMQGYYAGVSYVDAQVGKILDELDRLGLADKTVIVLWGDHGWHLGDLGMWTKHTNYEQANRIPLVMVAPGVMAKGSVTRQLAETVDVYPTLVELAGLPVVKGPQPMDGVSLVPVLRDPKVRVRDHAYHCFPRGKRMGRAIRTERYRLVEWKEPGADAETAEWELYDYEMEEPEARNLAEEQLEVIGQLRQILAGHPEAKLLNF
- a CDS encoding ELWxxDGT repeat protein codes for the protein MGKKLLMIPSFALTLNRRLAGTFLLSALVFGLWLPHARALDPYLVKDINTARLDTHGNPENFVRVGSTIYFTATTLDTGRELWKTDGTEAGTVMVKDISPGQNDSQLANFLAVGSTLYFTIGHGPGVDALWKSDGTEAGTVFIKQISNSENEPYPVTLAAIGNTLYFSPFVSGTGKELWKTDGTHQGTVPVKDIWPGHNSSFIANMTVVGSTLYFAAVSDLATAKELWKSDGTSAGTVMVKDILPGKDLSSDPQNFVSMGGKLYFSASGGMDGGGRELWKSDGTAAGTVMVKDIFANSSSSNPQNLAVMGDSLFFVVGSGPYQLWKSDGTEAGTNSVFAGFSGNIPPSNLTAVNDTLYFQAAAGGIERLWRTNGSAQTTEILGSTVTPVGGIPFSPSNLTAAGSMLYFVAQTNDYGRELWITDGTDPGTAMVKDLRADDDSSNPDYLVEMGGFVYFRADDGNFGPELWRSEGSAEGTTMVKDIDVRGADAGFTDVMIFGGSAFFKAVTEEHGSELWKTDGTAAGTVLVEDITEGPEGSFPEPLKVVGSALYLSAYDDAHGYELWKTDGTENGAVLVKDVRPGPFSSDIKAGPVVGNTFYFSASSEDHGHELWKTDGTAAGTVMVKDIYPGVANSFSFVYGPGVVLDNTLYFIANDGINGEELWKSDGTADGTVMVKDILPGSGSSSPNYLTLVGDRFYFIASNGTDGRALWKSDGTVAGTVLVKDSDGNVLKPLYFRVMGNTVYCTIAVSGNATELWKTDGTAAGTNLVKTITPRSTHFDQLTVTGNSLYFFIKNNQGFTLWKSDGTTAGTVMVTNLPMQSSPPSRVIGVGNTLYFHFDDTIHGEELWKSDGTAAGTRLVHDINPGFAGSFAYGDTILDHRLIFNAETAEYGRELWAYAIPPEVHTEPSSTLGDTIATLHGTVNANGYATTALFEYGTTTSYGSMAAVVLAPNNGISTLNVSVGLSNLVPNTTYQYRLIAQNIGNSAQGSNETFTTLPDPNTPYGGTMTLAPASPVDAGAPLTVTFANWTDDNYPSLSYAVSIDGNWVSPQGASAIRNPIPAPTTPGLYTLSGRIFDGTSSYTEVSTTFTVNTPLQTWRKTHFGITTNSGNAADTADFDNDGIANLLEWATLLNPAAASVLPVSATLNAATNNMEFIYTRNKAALDAGAIFIVEWSETLAAGSWSSMGVDEEILSNNGTAQQVKATIPAGVLGYRFLRLRVTPPP